The genomic segment TCCAGTTCTCCAAACGATAGCGGAAGGCGGATAGCCGAACGCATGGGCGTCGAGCTGCAGGACCTCTTGAAGGCGGGCGTACACTTCGGGCACCAGACACATCGCTGGAACCCGAAGATGCGGAAATACATC from the Candidatus Palauibacter australiensis genome contains:
- a CDS encoding 30S ribosomal protein S2, producing MGVELQDLLKAGVHFGHQTHRWNPKMRKYI